Proteins co-encoded in one Marinomonas sp. IMCC 4694 genomic window:
- the minD gene encoding septum site-determining protein MinD: MAKIIVVTSGKGGVGKTTSSAAIGTGIALKGHKTVIIDFDVGLRNLDLIMGCERRVVYDFVNVINKEATLSQALIKDKRTPGLFILPASQTRDKDALSVEGVQQVLNDLAEDFDYIICDSPAGIEKGAQMALYFADAAIVVTNPEVSSVRDSDRILGILQSKSKRAEEGREPIEEHLLLTRYHPGRVALGEMLSVSDVEDILAIPLIGVIPESEAVLKASNQGTPVILDTASEAGMAYMDAVDRLMGEERPLRFLDVQKKSFIKRLLGG; encoded by the coding sequence TTGGCTAAAATTATAGTAGTCACCTCAGGCAAGGGCGGCGTCGGCAAGACAACCTCCAGTGCAGCCATAGGAACAGGTATCGCACTGAAGGGTCATAAAACGGTTATTATCGATTTTGATGTGGGTTTGCGTAACCTTGATTTGATCATGGGTTGTGAGCGACGAGTCGTCTACGATTTTGTTAATGTCATTAATAAAGAAGCAACCTTGTCGCAGGCGTTGATCAAAGACAAACGTACGCCAGGTTTGTTTATATTGCCAGCTTCTCAAACTCGCGACAAAGATGCGTTAAGTGTTGAGGGGGTTCAGCAAGTTCTGAACGATTTGGCAGAAGACTTTGATTACATTATTTGTGATTCGCCAGCTGGGATTGAAAAAGGCGCTCAAATGGCCTTGTATTTCGCTGACGCGGCGATCGTTGTGACCAACCCAGAAGTTTCTTCTGTGCGTGACTCTGACCGTATTTTAGGGATTCTTCAAAGTAAATCTAAGCGTGCTGAAGAAGGGCGAGAGCCCATTGAAGAGCATCTTTTGCTGACCCGTTATCACCCTGGACGCGTGGCGTTGGGTGAAATGTTGAGCGTATCGGATGTTGAAGATATTTTAGCTATTCCGCTTATCGGTGTGATTCCTGAATCAGAAGCGGTTCTAAAAGCGTCTAATCAAGGGACGCCGGTGATTCTTGATACGGCTTCTGAGGCTGGCATGGCTTATATGGATGCGGTTGATCGTTTGATGGGTGAGGAGCGTCCTTTACGCTTTTTAGACGTTCAGAAAAAAAGTTTTATTAAACGTTTGTTAGGAGGTTAA
- a CDS encoding aldo/keto reductase, whose translation MKYVPLGRTGLDVSRVCLGTMTWGTQNTQADADAQIEYALEHGINFIDTAEMYSIPPNAESYGKTETIIGDWLSRHPERREEFILATKIAGPGLKYVRGGSNISGKTVVDAVDASLKRLKTDYIDLYQLHWPNRSTPHFAKHFPGAIRFTSLDRKDQSDQMLDILKGLDACIKAGKIRHFGLSDDTTWGINEFLRLSDQHNLPRVASIQNEFSLLHAKDWPYLIENCVHEDIAYLPWSALAAGALTGKYLDGARPEGSRWTYSQRNGIFRDTPLVDKAVKRYLEVANKYGMTPAQLALAWCNQVDGVSSTIIGATSLDQLKEDIAAFDMTLSEAALVDVMGVFKDYPVPF comes from the coding sequence ATGAAATATGTACCACTGGGTCGAACGGGTCTAGACGTTTCTCGCGTGTGCTTAGGCACAATGACATGGGGAACTCAAAATACTCAAGCGGATGCGGATGCTCAAATTGAATATGCTTTAGAGCATGGCATTAATTTTATTGATACCGCAGAAATGTATTCTATTCCACCGAATGCCGAATCTTACGGTAAAACAGAAACCATCATTGGTGATTGGCTGTCTCGTCATCCTGAGCGGCGCGAAGAGTTTATTCTTGCGACAAAGATAGCGGGTCCTGGTCTAAAGTATGTCCGCGGTGGAAGTAATATTTCTGGGAAGACAGTTGTTGATGCGGTTGATGCCTCTCTAAAGCGCTTAAAAACAGACTACATCGACCTTTATCAGCTTCACTGGCCTAATCGCTCGACACCGCACTTTGCTAAGCATTTTCCTGGTGCTATTCGCTTTACGTCATTAGATCGCAAAGATCAGTCCGATCAGATGTTGGATATTCTGAAAGGTTTAGACGCTTGTATTAAAGCCGGTAAGATACGTCATTTTGGTTTATCTGATGACACAACATGGGGGATCAATGAGTTTCTTCGACTTAGCGATCAGCACAATTTGCCTCGAGTTGCGTCCATTCAAAATGAGTTTAGCTTACTGCATGCAAAAGATTGGCCTTATTTGATTGAAAATTGCGTGCATGAAGACATTGCTTATCTACCGTGGTCAGCATTAGCAGCGGGTGCGTTAACAGGAAAGTATTTAGATGGCGCACGCCCAGAAGGAAGCCGTTGGACGTATTCTCAGCGCAATGGCATTTTTCGTGATACACCACTTGTTGATAAGGCTGTGAAGCGATACCTGGAGGTTGCTAATAAGTATGGTATGACTCCGGCACAGTTAGCGTTGGCATGGTGTAATCAGGTAGATGGTGTTAGCTCTACAATCATTGGTGCCACCTCTTTGGATCAGTTGAAAGAGGATATAGCAGCGTTTGACATGACTTTATCTGAGGCGGCTCTAGTTGATGTGATGGGAGTTTTTAAAGACTATCCTGTGCCATTTTAG
- the minC gene encoding septum site-determining protein MinC, whose translation MTDSGFQLKGSVVTTILLEIQSFSLEDIVYHLKLKIEQVPYFFNQAPIIIDLSKMKRGITLEQFETLVRSVSELGLGVIGWRCDPDNFPAWKASALLPLLPASKARAIAPSANVKAEISPDVVVKTVVEERLVPQVTKVITKPIRSGQQVYAEGDLIILAQVSAGAEVLADGNIHVYGALRGRALAGVKGNTEARIFCRSLEAELVSIAGNFMLMDALQKVVWKEGAQVFLAEDSLEIAPI comes from the coding sequence ATGACAGACTCAGGCTTCCAGCTTAAAGGAAGCGTTGTTACAACCATTTTACTCGAGATTCAGTCCTTTTCTTTAGAGGATATTGTGTATCATTTAAAATTGAAGATTGAGCAAGTGCCGTATTTTTTTAACCAGGCGCCGATCATTATTGATCTTTCAAAAATGAAGCGTGGCATTACTCTTGAGCAATTTGAAACCCTTGTCCGCTCGGTCAGTGAGTTGGGGTTGGGGGTTATTGGTTGGCGTTGCGATCCTGATAACTTCCCTGCATGGAAAGCCTCTGCTTTACTCCCTTTGTTGCCAGCGAGTAAAGCGAGGGCCATCGCACCATCGGCTAATGTGAAGGCAGAGATTAGCCCTGATGTAGTGGTTAAAACGGTTGTTGAAGAGCGCCTTGTGCCACAAGTCACCAAAGTGATCACTAAGCCGATTCGATCGGGTCAGCAGGTCTATGCAGAGGGGGATTTAATTATTCTTGCTCAAGTAAGTGCGGGAGCTGAAGTGTTAGCTGACGGTAATATCCATGTGTACGGCGCCCTCAGAGGGCGAGCCCTTGCAGGCGTGAAAGGGAATACGGAGGCACGTATTTTTTGTCGCAGTCTGGAGGCGGAGTTAGTGTCAATTGCCGGTAATTTTATGCTAATGGATGCACTTCAAAAAGTGGTTTGGAAAGAAGGCGCGCAAGTGTTTTTGGCTGAAGACAGCTTAGAAATTGCACCGATTTAA
- the minE gene encoding cell division topological specificity factor MinE has translation MGIFDYFKTKNVPSSASVAKDRLQIIVAHERTKRHQPDYLPQMQQEIIDVIRKYVNIGSEDVHIQLDNTDDCSVLELNVTLPEQN, from the coding sequence GTGGGAATTTTTGATTATTTTAAGACTAAAAATGTACCCAGTTCCGCCTCTGTAGCGAAGGATAGATTGCAAATAATCGTAGCCCATGAACGCACTAAGCGTCACCAACCTGATTACTTACCGCAAATGCAGCAAGAAATTATTGATGTGATTCGTAAGTACGTCAATATTGGCAGTGAAGATGTTCATATACAGCTCGACAATACCGATGACTGCTCAGTGCTTGAGTTAAATGTAACATTGCCAGAGCAGAATTAA
- the sbcD gene encoding exonuclease subunit SbcD, with the protein MKILHTSDWHLGQHFMGKSRRDEHKALIDWLLALVDSESIDAVIIAGDMFDTGSPPSYAREMYHQLVLDMKARQCQLVIVAGNHDSVSMLNESKSLLSYLDTQVSSQANLEDLASHVIALKDKSGEVAAWVCAVPYLRPKDVMKSISGQSEQDKKLGLLQHIGVFYQQVYELACENNKSLKQPVPIIGTGHLTAMGGQVSESVRDLYVGTLEALPTSVFPKFDYLALGHIHRAQAITKDGHFRYSGSPIPLSFDELGREKSLVVIDTEAFAEQGPAMDLFDEKQEPIQLHTIPTFQPMQSLKGNLKDVLKQIDKLAIIDGTMLWLEVTVIADEYLSDVHKRLVEAIEGKSIELLRVMRKSAVDTKKAAFESRQTLSELTVKEVFEKSLQGNADIDEEESVILTNLFNHCLIEMEDSQEKQV; encoded by the coding sequence ATGAAAATTCTTCACACTTCTGATTGGCATCTCGGTCAACACTTTATGGGAAAATCCCGCCGAGATGAACATAAGGCATTGATTGATTGGTTGTTGGCGCTGGTGGACAGCGAATCGATTGATGCGGTGATTATTGCGGGTGATATGTTTGATACAGGATCACCGCCAAGTTATGCGCGTGAAATGTACCATCAGTTGGTATTAGACATGAAAGCGCGTCAATGTCAGTTGGTCATTGTGGCGGGTAATCATGATTCAGTGAGCATGCTGAATGAATCAAAGAGCCTGCTTTCTTACCTAGATACGCAAGTGTCGAGTCAGGCAAACCTTGAAGACTTAGCGTCTCACGTGATTGCGCTAAAAGATAAAAGTGGTGAAGTAGCGGCTTGGGTTTGTGCGGTGCCGTATTTACGACCAAAAGACGTTATGAAAAGCATTTCTGGTCAGTCTGAGCAAGATAAAAAGCTGGGGTTATTGCAGCACATTGGCGTTTTTTATCAGCAGGTGTATGAACTTGCCTGCGAGAACAATAAAAGCCTCAAACAACCTGTGCCGATTATTGGAACCGGTCATTTAACCGCAATGGGCGGGCAAGTGAGCGAGTCGGTGCGTGATCTTTATGTTGGTACGCTTGAAGCCTTGCCAACGTCGGTTTTCCCTAAATTTGATTACCTTGCACTTGGGCACATTCACCGTGCGCAGGCGATTACCAAAGATGGTCATTTTCGCTACAGCGGTTCACCGATTCCATTGAGTTTTGATGAGTTGGGTCGAGAGAAATCCTTGGTTGTTATTGATACGGAAGCGTTTGCTGAACAAGGGCCCGCGATGGATCTTTTTGACGAGAAACAAGAGCCGATTCAGCTTCATACGATTCCAACTTTTCAACCTATGCAAAGTCTAAAAGGCAACCTTAAAGACGTATTGAAGCAGATAGACAAATTAGCAATTATTGACGGCACGATGCTTTGGTTAGAAGTCACGGTGATTGCGGACGAATACTTAAGTGACGTCCATAAACGATTGGTCGAAGCTATAGAAGGCAAGTCTATCGAGTTGCTTCGAGTCATGCGAAAAAGCGCCGTGGACACAAAAAAGGCGGCGTTTGAATCGCGTCAAACCTTGTCTGAATTGACCGTGAAAGAGGTGTTTGAAAAAAGCTTACAAGGCAACGCAGACATTGACGAAGAAGAAAGCGTGATCTTAACCAATTTATTTAATCACTGTTTGATCGAGATGGAAGACAGCCAGGAGAAGCAAGTATGA
- a CDS encoding AAA family ATPase, with amino-acid sequence MKICKLRLKNINSLKGEWEIDFTKAPFDDAGVFAIVGPTGAGKSTLLDAICLALYHETPRLKVSPSQNELMTRHTAECLAEVEFEIKGKGYRAFWGQRRARGNSDGKLQPMTCELCELDGTIITTKINEKIDKIAEITGLDFSRFTKSMLLAQGGFSAFLNASANDRAELLEELTGTEIYGQVSKWVFEKHKTERQKIAQLEAVNAQRQLMSEDALQALIEQETSLAAEDKTLSDNLKQHKTNLEWRQTESNLVKQLVTSQQHNENAIAALADFKPKQDALEKAGVANTLRPQYESLKDIQRRKSDLEREQSGASQEQLEQSKVIQQLDLHTENVKQAFETQTQLWDALNEDIANSIQPLVSRRESVNEQLTEINHRRSTIEQKHLESVNALAQQKQKHHESTLACENNQPRLAEWQAPEQIEAQLSNWQYQQSSIQTQDQALTRIATEVSSAQVALDSALNTFAASKVALEAQTRHAAALEQQVKLVVDAFHSLSSGRDLNEWQDHFRGLEGRQQKAAELVQRYESYQGKHQQVQQIDDAIQALVAQLSKQGEQLIQQRQTYKEKHAHCMDLAKLVDAERHIVSLNELRQSLGEHDACPLCGSHEHDLDQALHQAVNVENQTRLQQLQSELDALVQAGQALKADQKVVEREQEMRHDQRDALIKECSTTESELLSMLNDLMSLTNVSGSEPLKVFDAARMSSCVSDIQQAWQGVLELNQAVLEKHQQRTALEQEFTSANTQMQQMVQELQQLEFQGRSLRQTLASKQSEYQKITIEKDRIEQALMASMSASGVPERYLASPLTESLSALQMSLQLWRDAKVNHDAHVKQIEQLGYEISVLEEWLKEGEAQVNEVTLKANTLRDEWDKIDAALFDKLAGKSLSDVRSDAQAALAGKRIDYETALKERERIQEALTTLSATLKALEKSLAALRKEWESADSAWQVVLKEKGFSDESAWQRTCLTDTDLATLKEMSVALKDTMTRQAALLMQAEDALLDHRNQKPTNELIGIGLLGSDSLDELVALVETFEVQRQQLNRQLGEVSQKIREEHQRREQAKASVEELNRIRDELIHLGRLNHLIGSADGAKFRRFAQSLTLDHLVYLANQHLGILHRRYQLMRNEEVLSLLVVDTWQADVSRDTKTLSGGESFLVSLALALALSDLVSHKTSIDSLFLDEGFGTLDSETLESALDALDNLHSSGKTIGIISHISALKERIPVQIKLTKQSGLGVSRLGAEFLVSLN; translated from the coding sequence ATGAAAATTTGTAAGCTTCGACTGAAAAACATCAATTCCTTAAAAGGTGAATGGGAAATTGATTTCACCAAAGCGCCGTTTGACGATGCAGGTGTCTTTGCCATTGTCGGTCCAACGGGCGCGGGTAAATCCACGTTATTGGATGCGATCTGTTTGGCTCTGTACCACGAAACACCAAGGCTCAAAGTCTCGCCGAGTCAGAATGAGTTAATGACACGCCATACAGCAGAGTGCTTGGCGGAGGTTGAGTTCGAAATAAAAGGCAAAGGCTATCGAGCGTTTTGGGGGCAACGTCGTGCGCGTGGAAACAGTGATGGTAAATTGCAACCAATGACGTGCGAGTTGTGTGAGCTAGACGGCACTATTATCACCACTAAAATTAACGAAAAAATCGATAAAATTGCTGAAATTACCGGGTTGGATTTTTCACGCTTTACCAAGTCCATGTTGCTCGCTCAAGGGGGTTTTTCGGCTTTTTTGAATGCTTCCGCCAATGACCGAGCGGAATTACTGGAAGAGTTAACGGGCACAGAAATTTACGGACAAGTGTCTAAATGGGTGTTTGAAAAGCACAAAACAGAACGCCAAAAAATTGCGCAGTTGGAAGCGGTTAATGCACAACGTCAACTGATGAGCGAAGATGCACTGCAAGCGCTTATTGAACAAGAAACCAGCTTAGCGGCAGAAGACAAAACCCTATCTGACAATCTAAAGCAACATAAGACAAATCTTGAGTGGCGACAGACAGAATCGAACCTTGTTAAGCAGTTAGTGACAAGCCAGCAACACAATGAGAATGCGATCGCGGCGTTGGCGGATTTCAAACCAAAGCAAGACGCATTAGAAAAGGCGGGTGTTGCGAATACGCTTCGTCCTCAGTATGAAAGTTTGAAAGACATTCAGCGCCGAAAGTCAGACCTTGAGCGTGAACAGTCAGGCGCCTCACAGGAACAGCTTGAGCAAAGTAAGGTGATTCAACAGCTTGATCTTCATACCGAGAACGTCAAGCAGGCATTTGAAACGCAAACCCAACTATGGGACGCGCTTAACGAAGACATTGCGAACAGTATTCAGCCGTTGGTTTCTCGTCGAGAGAGCGTCAATGAGCAACTTACAGAGATCAATCATCGACGTAGTACGATTGAGCAAAAGCACCTCGAAAGTGTGAATGCGTTAGCTCAGCAGAAGCAAAAACACCACGAAAGCACATTGGCTTGCGAAAACAATCAGCCGCGTTTGGCTGAGTGGCAAGCGCCAGAGCAAATAGAAGCACAGCTGTCGAATTGGCAATATCAACAATCGTCTATTCAGACTCAAGATCAAGCGTTGACTCGCATCGCCACGGAGGTGTCGTCTGCGCAAGTGGCGCTTGATTCTGCGCTGAATACCTTTGCGGCGAGCAAAGTGGCATTAGAAGCGCAAACTCGTCATGCAGCGGCGCTTGAGCAACAAGTGAAATTGGTTGTTGACGCGTTTCATTCCCTGTCGTCTGGGCGCGATTTGAATGAATGGCAAGATCATTTTCGGGGCTTGGAAGGCAGGCAGCAAAAAGCCGCTGAGCTAGTACAGCGCTATGAGTCGTATCAAGGTAAACACCAACAAGTTCAGCAGATTGATGATGCCATTCAGGCATTAGTGGCTCAGCTTAGTAAGCAAGGCGAGCAGTTAATACAGCAAAGACAAACCTACAAAGAGAAACATGCGCATTGCATGGATCTGGCCAAGTTGGTGGACGCTGAGCGACATATTGTGTCGTTGAACGAATTACGGCAATCATTGGGCGAGCATGATGCTTGTCCTTTGTGTGGCTCCCATGAACACGACCTTGACCAAGCGTTGCATCAAGCGGTGAATGTCGAAAATCAAACGCGGTTGCAGCAATTGCAATCTGAACTGGATGCATTGGTGCAAGCCGGGCAAGCACTCAAAGCCGATCAAAAGGTTGTCGAACGCGAACAGGAAATGCGCCACGATCAGCGAGACGCGTTGATAAAAGAATGCTCGACCACAGAGAGCGAATTGTTGTCGATGTTAAATGATTTGATGTCTTTAACAAATGTGAGTGGAAGCGAACCGCTGAAAGTGTTTGACGCGGCTAGAATGTCTTCTTGTGTGTCCGACATTCAGCAAGCGTGGCAGGGCGTGCTTGAACTCAATCAAGCGGTGTTGGAAAAGCACCAGCAGCGAACTGCGTTGGAGCAAGAATTCACCAGCGCCAACACGCAAATGCAGCAGATGGTGCAAGAACTTCAGCAACTGGAGTTTCAGGGGCGCTCACTTCGTCAAACGCTGGCATCAAAGCAGTCGGAATATCAAAAAATAACCATTGAGAAAGACCGTATTGAGCAGGCGCTGATGGCTTCTATGAGCGCGTCTGGTGTGCCTGAGCGTTATCTGGCGTCACCGCTGACGGAGTCCTTGTCTGCATTGCAAATGTCCTTGCAATTATGGCGAGACGCGAAAGTGAATCATGATGCGCATGTGAAGCAAATTGAACAGCTTGGTTATGAAATTTCGGTGCTAGAAGAGTGGTTGAAAGAAGGCGAGGCTCAAGTGAATGAAGTCACGCTAAAGGCAAATACGTTACGTGATGAATGGGATAAAATTGACGCGGCATTGTTTGATAAACTGGCTGGAAAATCCTTGTCGGACGTACGATCCGATGCGCAAGCCGCATTGGCAGGAAAACGAATAGATTATGAAACGGCGTTGAAAGAACGAGAGCGCATACAGGAAGCATTGACGACGTTATCAGCGACGTTAAAAGCTCTTGAAAAATCCTTAGCGGCGTTGCGTAAAGAGTGGGAGTCGGCGGACTCTGCTTGGCAAGTTGTGCTGAAAGAAAAAGGTTTTAGTGACGAAAGCGCCTGGCAACGGACGTGTTTGACAGACACTGATCTGGCTACTCTGAAAGAGATGTCTGTCGCCTTGAAGGACACGATGACTCGACAAGCGGCTCTGCTAATGCAGGCGGAAGACGCTTTGCTTGACCATAGAAACCAAAAACCGACGAACGAGTTGATTGGCATTGGTTTGTTGGGGAGTGATTCGCTCGATGAGCTGGTGGCTTTGGTCGAGACGTTTGAGGTTCAACGACAGCAGTTAAATCGACAGCTGGGCGAGGTTTCACAGAAAATACGGGAAGAACATCAACGGCGAGAGCAAGCCAAAGCGTCAGTAGAGGAATTGAATAGAATACGAGATGAACTGATTCATTTAGGTCGTTTGAATCATTTGATTGGGTCGGCAGACGGTGCGAAGTTCCGTCGTTTTGCACAAAGTCTCACGCTGGATCATTTGGTGTATTTAGCCAACCAGCATTTGGGTATTTTGCATCGTCGTTATCAGTTAATGCGCAATGAAGAAGTGTTGTCGTTGTTGGTAGTAGACACTTGGCAGGCGGATGTATCACGAGATACGAAAACCCTCTCAGGCGGTGAATCTTTCCTTGTTAGTTTGGCGTTGGCGTTGGCGTTGTCAGACTTGGTGTCTCATAAAACCAGCATTGATTCTCTATTTTTAGACGAAGGCTTTGGTACGTTAGACAGCGAAACGCTGGAATCCGCGCTGGACGCGTTGGATAATTTGCATTCTTCCGGTAAAACCATCGGGATTATCAGTCATATTAGTGCGCTGAAAGAGCGTATTCCGGTGCAGATAAAGTTAACCAAGCAAAGTGGTTTGGGTGTGAGTCGTCTTGGTGCTGAGTTCTTGGTGTCATTAAATTAA
- a CDS encoding 2Fe-2S iron-sulfur cluster-binding protein — protein MGSDVVTVEMNSTCFELPYGENLLESLLNQGAFVRHGCRAGVCGACRLYDQQNCDSILSCQTSVMSDMSLTTQTPSASSVFTVLSKRTLSDSVVELTLLGPSDESFGDRVSVSFSVEDESVFTDCMALNQAGSPLVVLIQKAVLSALAWQQVLLLTENASINVTLSSGVRKGRLLFEMDVAESPVVVISSSSNGVFESYWRDALVDCSVQYLGCFSLLSNDKPNQPKPSVSLTDDAFIAFLSDALANAGSGVLQIIYHGQKISAKDWEQSLRPLRIRMNQLHFVR, from the coding sequence ATGGGTTCTGACGTTGTAACAGTAGAAATGAATAGCACGTGTTTCGAGCTGCCGTATGGCGAAAATTTGCTTGAGTCTTTGCTAAATCAAGGTGCGTTTGTTCGTCATGGCTGTCGAGCGGGTGTGTGCGGTGCGTGTCGCCTTTATGATCAACAGAATTGTGACTCTATTTTGTCTTGTCAAACATCGGTTATGTCGGACATGTCGTTAACGACTCAGACGCCGTCTGCGTCTTCTGTCTTTACTGTTTTATCCAAGCGTACACTGAGTGATTCTGTGGTTGAGCTAACATTGCTGGGGCCAAGTGATGAGTCTTTTGGTGACCGCGTGTCGGTGTCTTTTTCTGTTGAAGACGAGTCTGTCTTTACCGATTGTATGGCGCTGAATCAAGCGGGTTCGCCTCTAGTCGTGTTGATTCAAAAAGCGGTGCTGTCTGCCCTTGCATGGCAGCAGGTGTTGTTGCTGACGGAGAATGCTTCGATCAATGTGACCTTGTCATCTGGGGTTCGAAAAGGGCGTTTGCTGTTCGAAATGGACGTTGCAGAGTCGCCCGTTGTGGTGATTTCTTCCTCTAGTAATGGCGTGTTTGAATCGTATTGGCGTGATGCCTTGGTGGATTGTTCGGTTCAGTATTTGGGGTGTTTTTCTTTGCTGTCGAATGATAAGCCAAACCAACCCAAACCGAGTGTTAGTTTGACCGATGACGCTTTTATTGCGTTTCTCAGTGACGCGCTTGCCAATGCAGGAAGTGGTGTTTTACAGATTATTTATCATGGTCAAAAAATCTCAGCGAAAGATTGGGAACAATCGCTTCGTCCTTTGAGGATTCGAATGAATCAGTTGCATTTTGTTCGTTAA
- a CDS encoding cytochrome-c peroxidase has product MMRASVFCSAICLLLVACSEPKQTVKQIKAADVSAELPVAFNDPKALLGAQLFFDVNLSKERNQSCGTCHDIANGFVDKREGTMFGAVSLGSDMRSMGNRNTPSAAYAAFSPAFHQMPNGEYRGGQFLDGRATSLTEQAKGPFINAVEMALPSGASVVERVKENARYQEVFNSLYGEGVLSQADKGYTAIADAIGTFEKTALFMPFDSKYDRSLRGEVKLSPEEELGKTLFFSQQFTNCNACHQVSSSPLNSQETFTNYEYRNIGVPGNPNLIALNGHKTDLGLFENPLVDDRKQAGKFKVPSLRNVAVTGPYMHNGVFQDLRTVVLFYDKYNNPKRTTNPETGNIWNVPEVADNIDLTTLQIGPALTERRVDAIVAFLKTLTDKRYEFLLLAE; this is encoded by the coding sequence ATGATGCGTGCTTCTGTTTTTTGTTCTGCTATTTGTTTGTTGCTGGTGGCCTGTAGTGAACCTAAGCAAACGGTTAAGCAAATCAAGGCGGCTGATGTATCAGCTGAGCTCCCGGTTGCTTTTAATGACCCTAAGGCTCTTCTGGGGGCGCAATTGTTTTTTGATGTCAATTTATCAAAAGAACGCAATCAGTCTTGTGGTACGTGTCATGATATTGCCAATGGATTCGTTGATAAGCGTGAGGGAACGATGTTTGGCGCTGTTTCATTAGGCAGCGACATGCGTTCAATGGGAAACCGGAATACACCGTCCGCAGCTTATGCGGCTTTTTCTCCTGCTTTTCATCAAATGCCAAATGGCGAATATCGTGGTGGTCAGTTTTTAGATGGACGTGCTACGAGTTTGACTGAGCAGGCGAAAGGGCCTTTTATTAATGCTGTTGAAATGGCGCTACCAAGCGGTGCGTCAGTGGTTGAAAGAGTGAAAGAAAACGCCCGATATCAAGAGGTTTTCAACTCACTTTACGGTGAAGGGGTTTTAAGCCAAGCAGACAAGGGCTATACCGCGATTGCTGATGCGATCGGCACTTTTGAAAAAACCGCCCTGTTTATGCCGTTTGACTCTAAGTACGATCGTTCCCTTCGTGGGGAAGTGAAGCTATCGCCCGAAGAAGAGTTGGGTAAAACCTTGTTTTTCTCTCAACAATTTACGAACTGTAATGCGTGCCACCAAGTAAGCTCTTCACCGTTAAATAGCCAAGAAACCTTTACTAATTACGAATATCGCAATATTGGTGTGCCTGGAAATCCGAATTTAATTGCATTGAATGGTCATAAAACAGACCTTGGTTTGTTTGAAAACCCTTTGGTTGATGATCGAAAGCAAGCGGGTAAGTTCAAAGTGCCTTCTTTGCGCAATGTGGCGGTGACAGGCCCGTATATGCACAATGGTGTGTTCCAAGATTTGCGTACGGTTGTGCTTTTTTATGATAAATACAACAATCCCAAGCGCACGACAAACCCAGAGACTGGCAACATTTGGAATGTTCCTGAAGTGGCTGATAATATTGATTTAACAACGCTACAAATAGGGCCTGCTCTAACAGAACGAAGAGTAGATGCCATTGTTGCGTTCTTAAAGACTCTCACTGATAAGCGCTACGAATTCCTGTTGTTAGCAGAATAG